The Chthoniobacterales bacterium genome has a window encoding:
- a CDS encoding tyrosine-type recombinase/integrase, with product MQTLHDCIALFLNHCEFERNFSGHTTKAYRLDLAQFARFTLAKTPTTDVSTIHRSVVREYAQSLHHYSPRTQRRKLASVKSFFGFLEREEHIESNPTRSIRLDIRLGRLLPRTMSFGALRAFFQQLYRKRSLHLRSDQSRDLAIRDVALFELLFSSGMRVSEISNLRVSTVDLERSAVLIRGKGNKERFIPICDQEVQSALAAYVANLRTERAETAYFFANRFGRRLSEQSIRMALKRHAKAAGLEKITPHMFRHTVATMLLEQGVDLRFIQSFLGHSSIVTTTIYAHVNDKSQRQILNDRHPRRLLGSLLRHHTDATEG from the coding sequence ATGCAAACCTTACACGACTGTATTGCTCTCTTTCTCAATCACTGCGAATTCGAAAGGAACTTCAGCGGACATACAACAAAAGCGTATAGACTTGATCTGGCGCAATTTGCACGGTTCACGCTCGCGAAGACTCCGACAACTGACGTCTCGACGATCCATCGTTCCGTCGTGCGTGAATACGCTCAGAGCCTCCATCATTACAGCCCACGAACCCAGCGACGAAAGCTCGCATCTGTAAAATCGTTTTTCGGATTTCTGGAGCGCGAAGAACACATCGAGTCGAACCCGACGCGTAGCATACGGCTCGATATTCGGCTTGGACGCCTCCTGCCTCGAACCATGAGCTTTGGAGCCCTGCGAGCATTTTTCCAGCAACTTTACCGGAAAAGGAGCTTGCATCTAAGGAGCGATCAATCTCGCGACTTGGCAATCCGTGATGTGGCGCTGTTCGAACTGCTATTTTCCTCGGGGATGCGGGTTTCAGAAATCTCAAATCTTCGAGTTTCAACAGTGGATCTCGAACGGAGCGCTGTGCTAATTCGTGGCAAGGGAAACAAAGAGCGTTTTATCCCCATCTGCGATCAGGAAGTGCAGTCTGCCTTGGCCGCTTACGTCGCCAATCTGCGGACGGAACGTGCAGAAACCGCATATTTCTTCGCGAACCGTTTCGGACGACGGCTTTCGGAGCAATCGATCCGGATGGCGTTGAAACGACACGCCAAAGCCGCGGGACTCGAGAAAATCACGCCTCACATGTTCCGACACACCGTCGCCACAATGCTCCTTGAGCAGGGTGTCGATCTTCGCTTCATCCAGTCCTTTCTGGGCCACAGTTCGATCGTTACGACAACGATTTACGCACACGTTAACGATAAATCGCAGCGGCAAATCCTCAATGACCGCCATCCCCGCCGCCTGCTTGGGTCGCTGCTCAGACACCATACTGATGCAACTGAAGGATAA
- a CDS encoding VTT domain-containing protein: MKRYLTVMGGMVAFFLALFFLVEYLGVPILVDPTPWLNHGGLWAAVLGVGLLIADVLLPVPSSLVMAAHGALFGVWVGTLLSLAGSTGAAVFGFWIGRRGGPLLNRLVSAEERERADRLLKRWGSLAIIITRPVPLLAETVAIMAGASPMGWSRTILAALAGSLPPAFLYAVAGASASQFQNTVLMFILVIAIAGFFWIIGRRRFSND; encoded by the coding sequence ATGAAACGTTATTTGACTGTGATGGGCGGAATGGTCGCGTTTTTCCTCGCGCTTTTTTTTCTCGTGGAATATCTCGGCGTCCCGATCCTGGTCGATCCCACACCGTGGTTGAATCACGGCGGTCTCTGGGCCGCAGTGCTCGGAGTCGGGCTGCTCATCGCCGACGTCCTGCTGCCGGTCCCGTCCAGTCTGGTCATGGCCGCGCACGGCGCGCTTTTTGGCGTCTGGGTCGGCACGCTACTGTCGCTGGCTGGGAGCACTGGCGCCGCTGTCTTCGGATTCTGGATCGGGCGGCGCGGCGGGCCGTTGTTGAATCGCCTGGTGAGCGCAGAAGAACGAGAGCGGGCCGACCGGCTTCTCAAACGCTGGGGCTCGCTCGCCATCATCATAACGCGCCCGGTTCCGTTACTAGCCGAGACGGTGGCGATCATGGCCGGCGCGTCACCGATGGGATGGAGTCGAACGATCCTGGCCGCGCTCGCCGGCTCGCTCCCGCCGGCCTTTCTCTACGCTGTCGCCGGCGCCTCGGCCAGCCAGTTTCAAAATACCGTCCTCATGTTTATCCTGGTTATCGCGATCGCAGGGTTCTTCTGGATCATTGGCCGCCGCAGGTTTTCGAACGATTAG
- a CDS encoding PQQ-binding-like beta-propeller repeat protein, whose amino-acid sequence MDKKTEISLRTGQRPPQPEAASAAPAALTATPTAASAAPTAKPAGQPPTGWWMYHGDPAHTGYVSDSAINSTNVNTQKGTVQPPFNTLFTLPLEGPVLSVPAVSNGFVYVGLANYQNAPDGSGNGGALHKIDITTGSIVQTFAWNLGTDTRDIHSFTGMGCTPAVAYGRVYFGAFNGKLYCLDEDTLQPVWVTDLRLADPAHNQPITNNAGVAGGAPAAVVWSSPVLSADGSKLFVGCGEGENPQLYSFVFCLDTATGNVNWIYCTNKFDAGCDNLPNFLPAAAVDVGTLPPQYTAANNPPTKQMGCSVWGAIAYDSDLNRIYCPTGNQAPEPNANWPGWNYQGTAPAFKPELPSPGYSNGVLALDADTGQFQAFFQVPPESNYRPSDIDIDVGGAPIIFMWDNGNAVQKAVGLGCKNGSFFVLDPISLDLLAQRQLLPYHNPPTPEKWIATVDPHPDPVTDSSINPQIPNAVSNQIPNENYSGVFNTPAVYPGSGDNPQTISPRIFFGMGGPNYHSQAPGIDYNSTPFMRAIDLSKIDPRTNQFRDAWPLDDGDPQRYVNTSFTDPNINTPVGMYTTAGESGISSPAVVNDVVFATTSKIAIYAFAVSDGTLLWYDDLGMQTDGYNGGYGFCLGPAIWKNFVVAGALVFGREGGGLLKIYGLPPQSTPTSARQ is encoded by the coding sequence ATGGATAAGAAGACCGAAATCTCGCTGCGCACGGGCCAAAGGCCCCCTCAACCGGAGGCGGCCTCGGCCGCCCCCGCTGCCCTGACGGCGACTCCAACGGCTGCGTCGGCAGCACCAACGGCCAAGCCTGCGGGTCAACCACCCACGGGCTGGTGGATGTATCACGGCGACCCTGCACACACGGGCTACGTCTCGGACAGCGCCATCAACAGCACCAACGTCAACACCCAGAAGGGCACTGTCCAGCCGCCGTTTAATACTCTCTTCACGCTGCCGCTCGAAGGCCCAGTGCTCTCCGTGCCCGCCGTCTCGAACGGCTTCGTCTACGTCGGCCTTGCGAACTACCAAAACGCGCCGGACGGCAGCGGCAACGGCGGGGCCTTGCATAAGATAGACATAACGACGGGCTCAATCGTCCAGACCTTCGCCTGGAACCTTGGCACCGACACGCGCGACATCCACAGCTTCACGGGGATGGGCTGCACACCGGCGGTCGCCTACGGCCGCGTCTACTTCGGCGCCTTCAACGGCAAGCTCTACTGCCTCGACGAAGATACGCTGCAACCGGTCTGGGTCACAGACCTGCGGCTGGCCGACCCCGCCCACAACCAGCCCATCACGAACAACGCGGGCGTCGCAGGCGGCGCGCCGGCCGCCGTCGTCTGGTCGTCGCCCGTCCTCTCGGCCGACGGGTCGAAGCTCTTCGTCGGCTGCGGCGAGGGTGAGAACCCACAGCTCTACAGCTTCGTCTTCTGCCTCGACACGGCCACGGGCAACGTCAACTGGATTTACTGCACCAACAAGTTCGACGCCGGGTGCGACAACCTGCCGAACTTCCTGCCCGCCGCGGCCGTGGACGTGGGCACGCTGCCGCCGCAGTACACGGCAGCCAACAATCCGCCCACCAAACAGATGGGCTGCTCGGTGTGGGGCGCAATCGCCTACGACTCGGACCTCAACCGCATCTATTGCCCGACCGGCAACCAGGCGCCCGAGCCCAACGCCAACTGGCCGGGCTGGAACTACCAGGGGACGGCGCCCGCCTTCAAGCCCGAGCTGCCGAGCCCCGGCTATTCGAACGGCGTGCTCGCGCTCGACGCCGACACAGGCCAGTTCCAAGCCTTCTTTCAGGTGCCGCCCGAGAGCAACTACCGCCCCTCCGACATTGACATCGACGTGGGCGGCGCGCCCATCATCTTCATGTGGGACAACGGGAACGCCGTCCAGAAGGCCGTCGGCTTGGGCTGCAAGAACGGCAGCTTCTTCGTGCTCGACCCCATAAGCCTCGACCTGCTCGCGCAGCGCCAACTCCTCCCGTATCACAACCCGCCGACGCCCGAGAAGTGGATCGCGACCGTCGACCCGCACCCGGACCCTGTGACCGACAGCAGCATCAACCCGCAAATTCCCAACGCGGTCTCCAACCAGATACCGAACGAAAACTATTCGGGCGTTTTCAACACGCCCGCCGTCTACCCCGGCTCGGGCGACAATCCGCAGACGATCTCGCCGCGCATCTTCTTCGGCATGGGCGGGCCGAACTACCACTCGCAGGCCCCCGGCATCGACTACAACTCCACGCCCTTCATGCGGGCCATCGACCTCTCGAAGATTGACCCCCGGACAAACCAATTCCGGGACGCCTGGCCACTCGACGACGGCGACCCGCAGCGCTACGTCAACACCTCGTTCACCGACCCGAACATCAACACGCCGGTGGGGATGTACACGACGGCGGGCGAGAGCGGCATCAGTTCGCCGGCCGTCGTCAACGACGTAGTCTTCGCCACGACGAGCAAGATCGCCATCTACGCTTTCGCCGTCAGCGACGGCACCCTGCTCTGGTACGACGACCTCGGTATGCAGACTGACGGCTACAACGGCGGTTACGGCTTCTGCCTCGGTCCCGCCATCTGGAAGAATTTCGTCGTAGCGGGCGCGCTGGTCTTCGGGAGAGAAGGGGGCGGCCTGCTGAAAATTTACGGCTTGCCGCCGCAATCAACCCCAACGAGCGCGCGGCAATAA
- a CDS encoding TonB-dependent receptor, giving the protein MIPRATSPRTNLQAPLSSRSESLARRDPATNWQNLGKARACCAVLLAIAVSRAFGQQATSEPVFVYGRDWIESVPRTDLEGDELTSQDKLAAAIQRVPNATINAAGANSYLDVYSIRGLGNTPNFSKQAVTLYLDGVPSSSTSTNFTELGELEQVTVFRGPQGDFFGKNSEAGVVEITTVAPGTVPQRVVAATVGSYDSANVKLLLAGPVANDQILAKIEGSYLSRDGFLENVFLGTRPDFQEHGFARGTFRMTPAEDWDFVFSAEIHRARDGVQRFVPVFAPDPFRVAFDFDGRTDIQGNVESLTISHRVEAGRLTFITSHRDWTLDPYEADLDYSPAPIVRGKIQLEQRQVAQEIRFESTANDAPWRYRVGLFTDQVLSNGTELFALPGLLKEIKFEDDEFELAIFGRATRRFGQAFELTGGMRLAYDTESITRRRQLSVAPATAFDSTRAAWNVQPRIALAYRCSEETSVYFVSTYGYKNSGFSYFETDPRLASFDRERVWSNEAGVRGDFFDHRLEVRWAGFVNRIEDYQVERPAVPPDITVFNAPSVLAWGGEMEINARPVNGLQLRAAAGYTHSEFREYRDPFTDASYRGNQTPFAPNWTASFEVRYSYRSIFAQAEVMASGQTFYDEANTAEMREGPHAQGNLRVGYEDNRFGVSVHCDNISDTRFFTQKITYAGVGTPAPPRTFGVEFRLRL; this is encoded by the coding sequence ATGATTCCCCGCGCAACTTCACCCCGGACGAATCTACAGGCGCCGCTCTCCAGCCGCTCCGAATCATTGGCCCGCCGAGATCCCGCGACTAATTGGCAAAACCTTGGCAAGGCCCGGGCGTGCTGCGCGGTGCTTTTGGCCATCGCCGTTTCGCGAGCGTTCGGACAGCAGGCAACATCTGAGCCCGTTTTTGTTTACGGCAGGGATTGGATCGAAAGCGTGCCCCGGACCGATCTGGAAGGCGACGAACTGACCTCCCAGGATAAGCTCGCAGCGGCCATCCAGCGTGTTCCGAATGCAACTATTAATGCCGCGGGAGCAAACTCTTATTTGGACGTTTATAGTATTCGCGGCCTGGGCAACACGCCGAACTTCAGCAAACAAGCGGTCACTCTTTATCTGGACGGCGTTCCTAGCTCAAGCACGTCCACGAACTTCACGGAGCTGGGAGAGCTGGAGCAAGTCACCGTGTTCCGCGGCCCACAGGGAGACTTTTTTGGGAAGAACTCCGAGGCGGGAGTTGTCGAGATAACCACGGTCGCGCCCGGAACAGTTCCGCAGAGAGTAGTCGCGGCCACAGTCGGCAGCTACGACTCAGCTAACGTGAAACTCTTGCTGGCTGGACCGGTCGCGAACGACCAGATCCTGGCCAAGATCGAAGGCAGCTATCTGAGCCGCGATGGTTTTCTTGAGAACGTATTCCTGGGCACACGTCCCGATTTCCAGGAGCATGGCTTTGCCCGCGGGACTTTCCGGATGACTCCCGCCGAGGATTGGGATTTTGTCTTCTCCGCCGAAATCCACCGCGCTCGCGATGGAGTGCAAAGATTCGTGCCGGTCTTCGCACCCGATCCCTTCCGGGTGGCGTTTGATTTCGACGGACGGACGGACATCCAAGGCAACGTCGAATCGCTCACCATCTCTCACCGGGTCGAGGCAGGGCGCCTGACCTTCATTACCAGTCATCGGGACTGGACCCTGGATCCGTACGAGGCCGACCTGGATTATTCGCCGGCGCCGATCGTTCGAGGCAAGATCCAGTTGGAGCAGAGGCAGGTCGCCCAGGAGATACGTTTCGAGTCCACCGCAAATGACGCTCCCTGGAGGTATCGGGTGGGGCTGTTCACCGACCAGGTGCTAAGTAACGGCACCGAACTTTTTGCGCTTCCGGGATTGCTGAAGGAAATCAAATTCGAAGACGACGAATTTGAGCTCGCTATTTTTGGCCGCGCTACCCGCCGCTTTGGCCAGGCTTTTGAGTTAACCGGCGGGATGCGGCTGGCCTACGATACCGAGTCGATCACGCGCCGGCGGCAATTGTCTGTGGCCCCGGCTACAGCTTTCGATTCGACCCGCGCCGCATGGAACGTGCAACCCAGAATCGCACTCGCCTATCGTTGCTCCGAGGAAACCAGCGTGTATTTCGTTTCCACCTATGGCTACAAAAACAGCGGGTTTTCCTACTTCGAGACCGATCCGCGGCTGGCCAGCTTCGATCGCGAGCGCGTTTGGTCGAATGAAGCAGGAGTGCGCGGCGATTTCTTCGATCACCGGCTGGAGGTGCGGTGGGCCGGATTCGTTAATCGCATAGAAGATTACCAGGTCGAACGCCCGGCGGTGCCACCCGACATTACAGTGTTCAACGCGCCATCGGTCCTCGCCTGGGGGGGTGAGATGGAAATAAACGCGCGGCCGGTAAACGGCCTCCAGTTGCGGGCCGCGGCGGGATATACCCATAGCGAATTCCGCGAATATCGCGATCCTTTCACGGATGCGAGCTACCGCGGTAACCAAACGCCATTCGCGCCCAATTGGACCGCAAGTTTTGAGGTGCGCTACAGTTATCGGAGCATCTTTGCCCAGGCCGAAGTGATGGCGAGTGGCCAGACATTTTACGACGAGGCGAATACCGCAGAAATGAGGGAAGGCCCCCATGCCCAGGGCAACCTCCGCGTCGGATACGAAGACAACCGCTTCGGCGTTTCTGTCCATTGCGATAACATCTCGGACACCCGTTTCTTTACGCAGAAAATTACCTACGCGGGTGTCGGCACTCCGGCACCGCCGCGCACTTTCGGGGTGGAGTTCCGGCTACGGTTATGA
- a CDS encoding lipocalin-like domain-containing protein, with protein MDKQEPAHPHSSRAIEAIVGVWRLVSADNWDSAANSWTPYVFGNPPSGYFFFDPTGHASVQIMTTPPVAIASPDNPTPAEALDIFNNYIGYYGTYTLDAGNIHVLVEGAWDPSQVGTDQVRPYELCGDTMIIGDQVTYRRTLQRVVGATHPSFSSA; from the coding sequence ATGGACAAACAGGAACCGGCACATCCGCACAGCAGCCGCGCCATTGAGGCAATCGTCGGTGTCTGGAGACTAGTCTCCGCCGACAATTGGGACTCGGCGGCGAACAGCTGGACGCCCTACGTCTTCGGCAATCCGCCGAGCGGTTATTTCTTCTTCGACCCCACGGGCCACGCATCGGTGCAGATCATGACGACACCGCCCGTCGCCATCGCCAGCCCCGACAATCCGACGCCGGCCGAGGCGCTCGATATCTTCAACAATTACATTGGCTATTACGGCACTTACACGCTCGACGCCGGCAACATCCATGTTCTTGTCGAAGGCGCCTGGGATCCCTCGCAGGTTGGCACGGACCAGGTGCGGCCTTACGAGCTGTGCGGCGACACGATGATTATCGGCGACCAAGTCACCTATCGGCGCACGCTGCAGCGGGTCGTGGGGGCGACGCATCCGTCTTTCTCGTCCGCGTAG
- a CDS encoding manganese efflux pump, whose translation MKTLLLLGFTLSLDSFRVSLGLGAIKLRRIPHAQIALAFGLCDALAPLVGLLLGKLLVKYTGAWVESLGPLVLCAYGVYVIYVARLCEGKEAQEETRWIVFGLPLSMSLDNLIAGASLGMIGFPLLLSVAVVGAMSALMSLAGLWLGSISVSFLEIKTDLLGGMGLILIGLTLALNK comes from the coding sequence GTGAAAACACTGCTTCTGTTGGGATTCACTCTGAGCCTCGACAGCTTTCGGGTCTCGCTCGGCCTGGGGGCGATCAAGTTACGTCGCATCCCGCATGCTCAAATCGCCCTCGCGTTCGGGCTGTGCGATGCGTTAGCCCCTCTGGTCGGGCTGTTGCTTGGCAAGTTGCTCGTCAAATATACGGGCGCATGGGTTGAATCGCTCGGCCCGCTCGTGCTCTGCGCGTATGGAGTTTACGTCATCTACGTGGCGCGGCTCTGCGAGGGAAAAGAAGCGCAGGAAGAAACCCGCTGGATCGTATTCGGCCTTCCGCTCTCGATGAGTCTAGACAATCTAATCGCGGGGGCGAGTCTGGGGATGATTGGTTTTCCGTTGTTGCTTTCGGTCGCAGTGGTCGGCGCGATGAGCGCGTTGATGTCCCTGGCCGGTCTGTGGCTGGGAAGCATCAGCGTCAGCTTTCTCGAGATTAAAACGGACTTGCTCGGCGGCATGGGGCTCATCCTGATTGGGCTTACGCTTGCCCTCAATAAGTGA
- a CDS encoding methyltransferase domain-containing protein, whose amino-acid sequence MSVRETKGFLGLELTSEWWLQNHFRAKLPRRFQQLSNLPIGAGDRILDLCCGPGHYAEYYAQMVGTTGTVHAVDKDPALIDAAESRQRQLLLGDNIRYFCADVGQVQSIIGNERYDVILFFNCLSYFRDPKSTIHQYLALLRQGGRLILKDSDFGHLLISPLDAGLLHRVVEAAQESPPLSFDNFLGRRLPALAASLGMSSSRIEIWSYPMHSPLSSAEHFYVSENLMSLMRQGQKLLSTDDVRRWTTMFSPDSADALFLRTDFLFLMHEILTINVL is encoded by the coding sequence ATGTCAGTTCGAGAGACGAAGGGTTTTTTGGGGCTGGAATTGACGAGCGAGTGGTGGCTTCAGAATCACTTTCGCGCAAAACTGCCTCGCCGCTTTCAGCAGCTATCCAATCTGCCGATCGGTGCGGGGGATCGTATCCTTGATCTTTGTTGTGGCCCTGGGCACTACGCCGAGTACTACGCTCAGATGGTCGGCACAACGGGAACGGTCCACGCCGTAGACAAAGATCCCGCTCTCATTGACGCTGCTGAATCAAGGCAACGACAACTTCTCCTCGGAGACAATATTCGATATTTTTGTGCAGATGTGGGTCAAGTTCAATCGATAATCGGCAACGAACGCTACGACGTAATTCTCTTCTTCAACTGCCTATCGTATTTCAGAGACCCCAAGAGCACCATCCACCAATATCTTGCTCTTCTTCGGCAAGGAGGTCGCTTAATCCTTAAGGACTCAGACTTTGGACACCTTCTCATCTCGCCCCTCGACGCTGGCTTGCTGCATCGCGTCGTCGAGGCAGCGCAAGAGTCTCCCCCGTTGAGTTTTGACAATTTCCTTGGTCGTCGTCTGCCTGCGTTAGCCGCGTCGCTTGGTATGTCGTCCTCCAGAATCGAGATCTGGTCCTATCCAATGCATAGTCCTCTCTCTTCGGCGGAACATTTCTATGTATCCGAGAATCTCATGAGTTTGATGCGCCAAGGCCAAAAACTGCTTAGCACCGACGATGTACGGCGCTGGACAACGATGTTCTCGCCAGATAGTGCCGACGCATTATTTTTGAGGACAGACTTCCTGTTCTTGATGCACGAAATACTTACAATTAATGTGCTGTGA
- a CDS encoding vitamin B12-dependent ribonucleotide reductase, which translates to MIQLKPGLTPSSLNRPHKSSVRTKNRVSKKKNKGLRFERVFSDADAAPFEQIDWERRTAEITDDSGKVIFKQENIEVPKGWSALATKIAVSKYFYGDIANGTDPHQGGRETSVRQLVHRVTRTIADWGISDGYFANAEAAEVFYDELTWLCVNQHGAFNSPVWFNVGLHHQYGVGRDGGPGNYFYNRTTGQAERAATQYEYPQGSACFIQSVADTMEDIMRLAMSEAMLFKYGSGTGSDLSPLRSTREKLSGGGKPSGPLSFLKVYDQVANVVKSGGKTRRAAKMNTLKDWHPDIEEFIDAKQKEEKKAWALIEQGYDGSYNGDAYGSVMYQNENLSVRVSDEFMDAAVEGREWWTKRVRDGKPCERKEARSLLRKIAEGTYICGDPGMQFDSTIHKWHTCKGTDRQHSTNPCSEYLFLDNTACNLASLNLMKFKGEDGVFDVDRFKAAARVFITAQEILVDNASYPIKEIAENSHIFRTLGLGYANLGSLIMSYGYGYDSVEGRAICGAITSIMTGEAYEQSARIARAMGPFPGYRDARCSGVSKPVAKNNVAPMQEVIELHRSAVSEIAANEEFAYLKEEAAKVWDSAAELGKKYGYRNAQVTVLAPTGTISFLMDCDTTGIEPDIALVKYKLLAGGGMLKIVNQTVTPALEKLGYNSEEIERIIAHIDAFDTIEDVTDTDGSAITSGLKPEHLAIFDCAFKAYKGQRSLGYMAHLRMMAAAQPFLSGAISKTVNMPETASVEEIMNTYIEGWRLGLKAIAIYRDGSKRSAPLNTRKTKDMGGTSAEISLDVSVEPVELQKRILELEAEIGMLRSRMNQPVRHRMQDTRMSLTHRFEIAGHEGYITVGLYEDGQPGELFITMAKEGSTIGGLMDTVGTLTSIALQYCVPLESLVKKFAYQRFEPSGFTKNPDIRNATSITDYVFRWLGCQFIKGYKEATSPSRSQAELPMKEISDMEKKAVNRPVSDLPRTADKDLIDVVAGHIPNEGSPHVATNGHTHADRVAEALGNMFMDITCSHCGSNKVVRAGACGVCTECGTSQGCS; encoded by the coding sequence ATGATCCAACTCAAACCCGGTCTCACACCATCCTCGCTCAATCGCCCTCACAAATCCTCGGTTCGGACCAAAAATCGCGTGAGCAAAAAGAAGAATAAAGGGCTGCGCTTCGAGCGCGTCTTCAGCGACGCCGACGCGGCGCCGTTCGAGCAGATCGATTGGGAACGGCGCACGGCGGAGATCACCGACGACAGCGGCAAGGTGATTTTCAAGCAGGAGAACATCGAGGTGCCGAAAGGCTGGAGCGCGCTCGCGACCAAGATCGCGGTCTCGAAATATTTCTACGGCGACATCGCGAACGGGACCGATCCGCACCAGGGCGGCCGGGAAACCTCGGTGCGGCAACTGGTCCATCGGGTGACGCGAACGATCGCGGACTGGGGAATCTCCGATGGCTATTTCGCCAATGCGGAAGCCGCCGAGGTTTTTTACGATGAGCTGACCTGGCTTTGTGTGAATCAGCACGGCGCTTTCAATTCGCCGGTCTGGTTCAATGTCGGCCTGCATCACCAGTACGGCGTGGGCCGGGATGGCGGGCCCGGCAATTATTTCTACAACCGCACGACCGGCCAGGCGGAGCGGGCCGCGACCCAGTACGAATATCCGCAGGGGAGCGCCTGCTTCATCCAGAGCGTGGCCGACACGATGGAAGACATTATGCGCCTGGCGATGAGCGAGGCGATGCTCTTCAAATACGGCAGCGGCACCGGCAGCGATCTTTCCCCGCTGCGGAGCACGCGGGAAAAGCTGAGCGGCGGCGGGAAGCCGAGCGGGCCGCTATCGTTCCTGAAAGTTTACGATCAGGTAGCGAACGTGGTGAAGAGCGGCGGCAAAACCCGGCGCGCGGCGAAGATGAACACGCTTAAGGATTGGCATCCGGACATCGAAGAGTTCATCGACGCCAAGCAAAAGGAAGAGAAGAAAGCGTGGGCCCTGATCGAGCAGGGATACGACGGCAGTTACAACGGCGACGCTTACGGCTCAGTCATGTATCAGAACGAAAATCTGAGCGTCCGGGTGAGCGACGAGTTCATGGACGCGGCGGTGGAAGGCCGCGAATGGTGGACGAAGCGGGTGCGCGACGGGAAACCGTGCGAACGGAAGGAAGCGCGCTCGTTACTGCGGAAGATCGCGGAAGGAACCTACATCTGCGGCGATCCCGGGATGCAATTCGATTCCACCATCCACAAATGGCATACCTGCAAGGGAACCGACCGGCAGCATTCCACGAATCCCTGCTCGGAATATCTCTTCCTCGACAACACGGCGTGCAATCTCGCCTCGTTGAACCTGATGAAATTCAAGGGAGAAGACGGCGTCTTCGACGTCGATCGTTTCAAGGCCGCCGCGAGGGTTTTCATCACGGCGCAGGAAATCCTGGTCGACAACGCGAGTTACCCGATCAAGGAGATTGCGGAGAACTCGCACATTTTCCGCACCCTCGGCCTCGGCTACGCGAACCTCGGCTCGCTGATCATGAGTTACGGCTACGGCTACGACAGCGTGGAAGGCCGCGCCATCTGCGGAGCGATTACCTCAATCATGACCGGCGAAGCCTACGAGCAGAGCGCCCGGATCGCGCGCGCCATGGGACCATTCCCCGGATATCGCGATGCGCGTTGCAGCGGGGTGTCGAAGCCAGTCGCGAAAAACAACGTCGCGCCGATGCAGGAAGTGATTGAGCTCCATCGCTCCGCCGTGAGCGAGATCGCGGCGAACGAGGAATTCGCCTATCTGAAAGAAGAAGCGGCGAAGGTCTGGGACAGCGCCGCTGAGTTGGGCAAAAAATACGGATACCGCAACGCGCAGGTCACCGTCCTCGCGCCGACCGGCACGATCAGTTTCCTGATGGATTGCGACACGACGGGAATCGAGCCCGACATCGCCCTGGTGAAATACAAATTGCTGGCCGGCGGCGGGATGCTGAAAATCGTCAACCAAACCGTCACGCCGGCGCTGGAAAAGCTCGGTTACAATTCCGAAGAGATTGAGCGGATCATCGCGCACATCGACGCGTTCGACACGATCGAAGACGTGACCGACACCGACGGCTCGGCCATTACCTCCGGGTTAAAGCCGGAGCACCTCGCAATTTTCGATTGCGCGTTCAAGGCTTACAAAGGGCAGCGCAGTCTCGGTTACATGGCGCATCTGCGAATGATGGCGGCGGCGCAGCCGTTCCTGAGCGGCGCGATTTCCAAGACGGTGAATATGCCCGAGACCGCGAGCGTCGAGGAGATCATGAACACCTACATCGAGGGATGGCGCCTCGGCCTGAAAGCGATCGCGATTTATCGCGACGGCTCGAAGCGGTCCGCGCCATTGAACACGCGCAAGACCAAGGACATGGGCGGCACGAGCGCGGAGATTTCGCTCGACGTCTCAGTGGAGCCAGTCGAATTGCAGAAGCGAATTCTGGAACTCGAGGCCGAGATCGGAATGTTGCGCAGCCGGATGAACCAGCCAGTGCGGCATCGGATGCAGGACACCCGGATGTCGTTGACCCACCGGTTCGAGATTGCGGGCCACGAAGGCTACATCACGGTCGGTCTCTACGAAGACGGCCAGCCAGGCGAACTCTTCATTACGATGGCGAAGGAAGGAAGCACCATCGGTGGATTGATGGACACCGTCGGGACGTTGACGTCGATCGCGCTCCAGTACTGCGTCCCGCTGGAAAGCCTGGTGAAGAAGTTCGCCTATCAGCGATTTGAGCCGAGCGGGTTCACGAAAAATCCGGATATCCGGAACGCGACCAGCATCACCGATTACGTTTTCCGCTGGCTCGGCTGCCAGTTCATCAAGGGCTACAAGGAAGCGACTTCACCGTCGCGCAGCCAGGCGGAATTGCCGATGAAAGAGATCAGCGACATGGAAAAGAAGGCGGTGAACCGCCCTGTCTCGGATCTTCCCCGGACCGCCGACAAAGACCTGATCGATGTCGTGGCGGGTCACATCCCGAACGAGGGGAGTCCGCACGTCGCGACCAACGGCCACACGCACGCCGACCGCGTCGCCGAGGCGCTCGGCAACATGTTCATGGACATCACCTGCTCTCATTGCGGCAGCAACAAGGTCGTGCGCGCGGGCGCCTGCGGCGTTTGCACCGAGTGCGGGACGAGCCAGGGCTGCAGTTAG